The following proteins are co-located in the Megalobrama amblycephala isolate DHTTF-2021 linkage group LG12, ASM1881202v1, whole genome shotgun sequence genome:
- the LOC125280252 gene encoding major histocompatibility complex class I-related gene protein-like, producing MYHFLNHRDLLFERMLIVCMLSFLAVVNAGVSTGSHSLMALATYIVGQTPFPEFTVVLMLDDLQIAYYDSTTWKVVYRSHSDSQYYDEEQSDGGVIFQYIYNNLKRQAVYLKEQLNDTDHSGVHVHQRLVGCELLNNDKPGLLKSWDAFDQINTEEFAFNAEKNEMQAKMPWMPWSQQEWHNKKFLHEYIYQPICIKTLRRFLNMEKNKVMRKVKPRVRLIRKTLTDSQGLQISCLATGFYPRHINLTLFRDDQPVDDDQITGGEILPNGDGTYQMRKSLVISVEEQREKHKYNCTMKHLNLDNKLDITFDVAESDSGSISLSVVISVLVLMCVAVLIILIKWRKKTHSAGRGSETSKSDYSLTPSSTQDET from the exons ATGTACCATTTTCTGAATCACAGGGATTTATTATTTGAGAGAATGCTCATTGTGTGCATGTTGTCATTTTTGGCAGTCGTTAACGCAG GTGTATCCACAGGTTCTCACTCACTGATGGCTTTGGCAACATATATAGTTGGACAGACACCATTTCCTGAGTTTACTGTTGTGCTGATGTTGGATGATCTGCAAATAGCATATTATGACTCAACCACATGGAAAGTTGTCTATCGCTCTCACAGCGATTCACAGTACTATGATGAAGAGCAAAGTGATGGTGGTgttatatttcaatatatatataacaaccTGAAACGTCAAGCAGTTTATCTTAAGGAACAATTAAATGACACGGATCACTCAG GTGTACATGTTCATCAGAGACTTGTTGGGTGTGAATTACTGAACAATGATAAACCAGGTCTACTGAAGTCATGGGAtgcttttgatcaaataaatacagaggAATTTGCCTTTaatgcagaaaaaaatgaaatgcaagCGAAAATGCCATGGATGCCATGGAGCCAACAAGAATGGCATAATAAAAAGTTTCTGCATGAATACATTTATCAACCTATTTGCATTAAAACACTACGGAGGTTCCTGAATATGGAAAAGAACAAGGTGATGAGAAAAG TGAAACCCAGAGTCAGACTCATAAGGAAGACACTCACAGACTCTCAAGGTCTTCAGATCAGCTGTCTGGCCACTGGTTTTTACCCCCGTCACATTAACCTGACTCTGTTCAGAGATGATCAGCCTGTGGATGATGATCAGATCACAGGAGGAGAGATTCTTCCCAACGGAGACGGAACTTACCAGATGAGGAAGAGTTTGGTGATCAGTGTAGAAGAACAACgtgaaaaacacaaatacaacTGTACAATGAAACACCTCAATCTGGACAACAAACTGGACATTACATTTG aTGTGGCTGAATCTGACTCAGGATCCATCAGTCTGTCTGTAGTTATCAGTGTGCTGGTGTTAATGTGTGTGGCTGTTCTCATCATACTCATCAAATGGAGGAAGAAGACACATTCTGCTG GACGAGGCTCTGAGACGTCAAAGAGTGATTACTCCCTTACTCCAT CTTCCACGCAAGATGAAACATGA
- the LOC125280253 gene encoding major histocompatibility complex class I-related gene protein-like isoform X2 has product MLIFVCMLSFLTVVNAGSHSLMALATYIVGQTPFPEFSVVVMLDDLQILYYDSTTWKSVYRSHSDSKYYDEEQSDAGVVFRDMYYDMKDRAFYLKDHQNHTDGVHVHQRLVGCELLKNGKPGLLHYWDAFGGQNMEEFIFDIEKHAIQIKMPWVITWDQLKRLHENFMYENVYHPICIKTLRRYLNMEKNNVMRKVKPRVRLMKKTLPDSQGLQMSCLATGFYPRHINLTLFRDDHPVDDDQITGGEILPNGDGSYQMRKSLVISAEELLEGHNYNCTANYLNLDNKLGITFDVAESDSGSFSLSVVISVVLLCVAVLFITALIIWRKKTHSAGSVTRPSKSHYVHTPMQDAT; this is encoded by the exons ATGCTCATTTTTGTGTGCATGTTGTCATTTTTGACAGTCGTTAACGCAG GTTCTCACTCACTGATGGCTTTGGCAACATATATAGTTGGACAGACACCATTTCCTGAGTTCAGTGTTGTGGTGATGTTGGATGATCTGCAAATACTGTATTATGACTCAACCACATGGAAATCTGTCTATCGCTCTCACAGCGATTCAAAATACTATGATGAAGAGCAAAGTGATGCTGGTGTTGTATTTCGTGATATGTATTACGACATGAAAGATCGAGCTTTTTATCTGAAGGATCACCAAAATCACACAGACG GTGTACATGTTCATCAGAGACTTGTTGGATGTGAATTGTTGAAAAATGGTAAACCAGGTCTACTTCATTACTGGGATGCTTTCGGTGGGCAAAATATGGAGGAGTTTATTTTCGACATAGAAAAACATGCCATCCAGATCAAAATGCCATGGGTGATAACATGGGACCAACTAAAACGACTTCATGAAAACTTTATGTATGAAAATGTGTATCATCCTATTTGCATTAAAACTTTGCGAAGGTACCTGAATATGGAAAAGAACAATGTGATGAGAAAAG TGAAACCCAGAGTCAGACTCATGAAGAAGACACTCCCAGACTCTCAAGGGCTTCAGATGAGCTGTCTGGCCACTGGTTTTTACCCCCGTCACATTAACCTGACTCTGTTCAGAGATGATCACCCTGTGGATGATGATCAGATCACAGGAGGAGAGATTCTGCCCAACGGAGATGGATCTTACCAGATGAGGAAGAGTTTGGTGATCAGCGCAGAAGAACTTCTTGAAGGACATAATTACAACTGCACAGCAAACTACCTCAACCTGGACAACAAACTGGGCATTACATTTG ATGTGGCTGAATCTGACTCAGGATCCTTCAGTCTGTCTGTAGTTATCAGTGTGGTGTTACTGTGTGTGGCTGTTCTCTTCATAACTGCACTCATTATATGGAGGAAGAAGACACATTCTGCTG GTTCAGTTACCAGACCATCAAAGAGTCATTATGTCCATACTCCAA TGCAAGATGCTACATGA
- the LOC125280253 gene encoding major histocompatibility complex class I-related gene protein-like isoform X1, which produces MDTLDPHDPLDREVVWRHRMGSHSLMALATYIVGQTPFPEFSVVVMLDDLQILYYDSTTWKSVYRSHSDSKYYDEEQSDAGVVFRDMYYDMKDRAFYLKDHQNHTDGVHVHQRLVGCELLKNGKPGLLHYWDAFGGQNMEEFIFDIEKHAIQIKMPWVITWDQLKRLHENFMYENVYHPICIKTLRRYLNMEKNNVMRKVKPRVRLMKKTLPDSQGLQMSCLATGFYPRHINLTLFRDDHPVDDDQITGGEILPNGDGSYQMRKSLVISAEELLEGHNYNCTANYLNLDNKLGITFDVAESDSGSFSLSVVISVVLLCVAVLFITALIIWRKKTHSAGSVTRPSKSHYVHTPMQDAT; this is translated from the exons atggacactttggACCCCCACGATCCTTTggacagggaagttgtttggcgtcacagaatgg GTTCTCACTCACTGATGGCTTTGGCAACATATATAGTTGGACAGACACCATTTCCTGAGTTCAGTGTTGTGGTGATGTTGGATGATCTGCAAATACTGTATTATGACTCAACCACATGGAAATCTGTCTATCGCTCTCACAGCGATTCAAAATACTATGATGAAGAGCAAAGTGATGCTGGTGTTGTATTTCGTGATATGTATTACGACATGAAAGATCGAGCTTTTTATCTGAAGGATCACCAAAATCACACAGACG GTGTACATGTTCATCAGAGACTTGTTGGATGTGAATTGTTGAAAAATGGTAAACCAGGTCTACTTCATTACTGGGATGCTTTCGGTGGGCAAAATATGGAGGAGTTTATTTTCGACATAGAAAAACATGCCATCCAGATCAAAATGCCATGGGTGATAACATGGGACCAACTAAAACGACTTCATGAAAACTTTATGTATGAAAATGTGTATCATCCTATTTGCATTAAAACTTTGCGAAGGTACCTGAATATGGAAAAGAACAATGTGATGAGAAAAG TGAAACCCAGAGTCAGACTCATGAAGAAGACACTCCCAGACTCTCAAGGGCTTCAGATGAGCTGTCTGGCCACTGGTTTTTACCCCCGTCACATTAACCTGACTCTGTTCAGAGATGATCACCCTGTGGATGATGATCAGATCACAGGAGGAGAGATTCTGCCCAACGGAGATGGATCTTACCAGATGAGGAAGAGTTTGGTGATCAGCGCAGAAGAACTTCTTGAAGGACATAATTACAACTGCACAGCAAACTACCTCAACCTGGACAACAAACTGGGCATTACATTTG ATGTGGCTGAATCTGACTCAGGATCCTTCAGTCTGTCTGTAGTTATCAGTGTGGTGTTACTGTGTGTGGCTGTTCTCTTCATAACTGCACTCATTATATGGAGGAAGAAGACACATTCTGCTG GTTCAGTTACCAGACCATCAAAGAGTCATTATGTCCATACTCCAA TGCAAGATGCTACATGA
- the LOC125280253 gene encoding major histocompatibility complex class I-related gene protein-like isoform X3 encodes MLSFLTVVNAGSHSLMALATYIVGQTPFPEFSVVVMLDDLQILYYDSTTWKSVYRSHSDSKYYDEEQSDAGVVFRDMYYDMKDRAFYLKDHQNHTDGVHVHQRLVGCELLKNGKPGLLHYWDAFGGQNMEEFIFDIEKHAIQIKMPWVITWDQLKRLHENFMYENVYHPICIKTLRRYLNMEKNNVMRKVKPRVRLMKKTLPDSQGLQMSCLATGFYPRHINLTLFRDDHPVDDDQITGGEILPNGDGSYQMRKSLVISAEELLEGHNYNCTANYLNLDNKLGITFDVAESDSGSFSLSVVISVVLLCVAVLFITALIIWRKKTHSAGSVTRPSKSHYVHTPMQDAT; translated from the exons ATGTTGTCATTTTTGACAGTCGTTAACGCAG GTTCTCACTCACTGATGGCTTTGGCAACATATATAGTTGGACAGACACCATTTCCTGAGTTCAGTGTTGTGGTGATGTTGGATGATCTGCAAATACTGTATTATGACTCAACCACATGGAAATCTGTCTATCGCTCTCACAGCGATTCAAAATACTATGATGAAGAGCAAAGTGATGCTGGTGTTGTATTTCGTGATATGTATTACGACATGAAAGATCGAGCTTTTTATCTGAAGGATCACCAAAATCACACAGACG GTGTACATGTTCATCAGAGACTTGTTGGATGTGAATTGTTGAAAAATGGTAAACCAGGTCTACTTCATTACTGGGATGCTTTCGGTGGGCAAAATATGGAGGAGTTTATTTTCGACATAGAAAAACATGCCATCCAGATCAAAATGCCATGGGTGATAACATGGGACCAACTAAAACGACTTCATGAAAACTTTATGTATGAAAATGTGTATCATCCTATTTGCATTAAAACTTTGCGAAGGTACCTGAATATGGAAAAGAACAATGTGATGAGAAAAG TGAAACCCAGAGTCAGACTCATGAAGAAGACACTCCCAGACTCTCAAGGGCTTCAGATGAGCTGTCTGGCCACTGGTTTTTACCCCCGTCACATTAACCTGACTCTGTTCAGAGATGATCACCCTGTGGATGATGATCAGATCACAGGAGGAGAGATTCTGCCCAACGGAGATGGATCTTACCAGATGAGGAAGAGTTTGGTGATCAGCGCAGAAGAACTTCTTGAAGGACATAATTACAACTGCACAGCAAACTACCTCAACCTGGACAACAAACTGGGCATTACATTTG ATGTGGCTGAATCTGACTCAGGATCCTTCAGTCTGTCTGTAGTTATCAGTGTGGTGTTACTGTGTGTGGCTGTTCTCTTCATAACTGCACTCATTATATGGAGGAAGAAGACACATTCTGCTG GTTCAGTTACCAGACCATCAAAGAGTCATTATGTCCATACTCCAA TGCAAGATGCTACATGA